A genomic region of uncultured Paludibaculum sp. contains the following coding sequences:
- a CDS encoding alginate export family protein, translating into MRRFSTTLALLATVLPLAAQKSERHLEYGFEQRVRNENWNNIFDFNDSTDDERGQIRYRTRLWLKAPVTSNIDISVGVAQETNQIFQPRTATHIDEGIFETAYVDIKKLFVKGLSLRFGRQNLVKGEGFLILEGNPWDGSRSIYHNAAVLGYERGKAKIELIGIFDPRTDRFLPRLNDKARQLIEWNESALGAYYTDTRWKKTSVEAYYFYKREFGDPRPVSNLQFQADRYVYTAGGRTVRKLPNSFSLTGEFAWQWGHQRPNRAIRAWGGYGYLKRTFGAKQRHSASFGYWGMSGSDPANPGTIGNWDPLFARWPKWSEGYLYTQFKENGVGYTTNTGLWQGEGVYVPWKPLSLRGTFYEMRAYHPYPGSPALYSNGTGRGEEYQLRADLTVNQNWRGHVLYEGHVPGSFYAGKDPGYFFRLEVSYLFVGQVPF; encoded by the coding sequence GTGCGCCGATTCTCCACAACGCTTGCTTTGCTCGCCACAGTTCTGCCGCTTGCTGCCCAGAAGTCCGAACGGCACTTGGAGTATGGGTTCGAACAGCGGGTTCGGAACGAGAACTGGAACAACATCTTCGACTTCAATGACTCCACCGACGATGAGCGGGGACAGATCCGGTATCGGACGCGCCTGTGGCTGAAGGCTCCGGTCACTTCGAATATCGACATCAGCGTGGGCGTGGCTCAGGAGACCAATCAGATCTTCCAGCCGCGCACGGCGACACACATCGATGAAGGAATCTTCGAAACGGCGTATGTCGACATCAAGAAGCTCTTCGTGAAGGGGCTGAGCCTGCGGTTTGGGCGCCAGAATCTGGTTAAGGGCGAGGGGTTCCTTATTCTCGAAGGGAATCCGTGGGACGGGTCGCGATCGATCTATCACAATGCGGCGGTGCTGGGGTACGAGCGGGGCAAGGCGAAGATCGAACTGATCGGCATCTTCGATCCGCGGACGGACCGGTTTCTGCCCAGATTGAATGACAAGGCTCGTCAGTTGATCGAATGGAATGAATCGGCGCTGGGGGCCTACTACACGGACACTCGGTGGAAGAAGACCTCGGTGGAAGCCTACTACTTCTATAAGCGGGAGTTCGGGGATCCACGGCCGGTGTCGAACCTTCAGTTTCAGGCCGACCGGTATGTCTATACGGCGGGTGGGCGGACGGTTCGCAAGCTACCGAACTCGTTCAGCCTCACCGGAGAGTTTGCGTGGCAGTGGGGGCATCAGCGGCCGAATCGGGCCATTCGCGCCTGGGGTGGGTACGGCTATTTGAAGCGGACGTTCGGGGCGAAGCAGCGCCACTCGGCGAGCTTTGGTTATTGGGGCATGTCGGGCAGCGATCCGGCGAATCCGGGGACGATCGGCAACTGGGATCCGCTGTTTGCCCGGTGGCCGAAGTGGAGTGAGGGCTACCTTTACACGCAGTTCAAGGAGAACGGTGTTGGGTACACGACGAACACCGGGCTATGGCAGGGCGAGGGCGTCTATGTGCCGTGGAAACCGCTGAGCCTGCGGGGCACGTTCTATGAGATGCGGGCGTATCATCCGTACCCAGGCAGCCCGGCGCTTTACTCGAATGGAACGGGGCGTGGCGAGGAATATCAGTTGCGAGCGGATCTGACGGTGAATCAGAACTGGCGCGGGCATGTCTTGTATGAAGGCCACGTGCCGGGTTCGTTCTATGCGGGTAAGGATCCGGGGTACTTCTTTCGGCTGGAAGTATCGTATCTGTTTGTGGGCCAGGTTCCGTTCTGA
- a CDS encoding RHS repeat-associated core domain-containing protein, with protein MSGEEVSYQYDQLGRLIAASTTGPEWGLAWVYDGFGTRLQQNVTKGTGPSAVFNVDPMTNRMTGAGINYDANGNMTGFGTGSGTATYDLFNRMVNVTTGNGTEWYGYSAANQRIQVSRANGTFETFFYGLGGELLGVYQRGTKANGHYYFSSASIRVWFSGRLIDGGGNSMVTDRLGSVVRNETEALSYYPHGEQRTGNANADREKFATYSRDGVSGLDYAWNRYYSPQFGRFTSADPYRASRGPADPQSWNRYIYVEDDPVNRTDLSGLQYDVCADAVDALFASVCIERARNAGRWVTFLAGGYYDEDSGNSWAYFKQYWVPNGTPGGGGGATAKITSNKEAKDQIDDAINAVADDCFGKLGVSRSAVQEKAKNIMVFDGRPNQDGGSNVLSTLGPTIDVGSRATFYSVSYAANAVTLPYVGGGLSRYIVLGSSFFLKDASDQCTTLAHEVFHYTLNKNDLAFNPQTGYTGTNVGEASVKFTEWPRGGCK; from the coding sequence GTGAGTGGCGAAGAGGTCTCCTACCAATACGACCAGCTTGGGCGCCTGATCGCCGCATCGACGACAGGTCCGGAGTGGGGCCTCGCCTGGGTTTACGATGGATTTGGCACCCGGCTGCAGCAGAACGTGACGAAGGGCACGGGGCCGTCGGCGGTGTTCAACGTAGATCCGATGACAAACCGGATGACGGGAGCAGGCATCAACTACGACGCCAACGGAAACATGACCGGCTTTGGGACGGGCTCGGGCACGGCCACCTACGACCTCTTCAACCGGATGGTGAACGTGACGACGGGCAATGGAACGGAGTGGTACGGCTACTCGGCGGCGAACCAGAGGATCCAGGTATCGCGGGCGAACGGGACATTCGAGACGTTCTTCTACGGCCTGGGTGGAGAACTGCTGGGCGTATACCAGCGAGGGACGAAGGCGAACGGGCACTATTACTTCTCATCGGCGTCAATACGAGTGTGGTTCAGTGGCCGTCTGATAGACGGCGGCGGAAACTCGATGGTGACGGACCGGTTGGGCAGTGTGGTGAGGAACGAGACGGAAGCGCTGAGCTACTACCCGCACGGTGAGCAGCGAACGGGGAACGCTAATGCGGATCGGGAGAAGTTTGCGACTTACTCCCGAGATGGGGTGAGCGGCCTCGATTATGCGTGGAACCGGTATTACTCGCCACAGTTCGGGCGGTTCACGAGTGCGGATCCGTATCGGGCCAGCAGAGGACCTGCAGATCCTCAGAGTTGGAACCGCTACATATATGTGGAGGATGATCCAGTAAACCGGACGGACTTGTCCGGCTTGCAGTACGACGTTTGCGCGGATGCGGTGGATGCTTTGTTCGCCAGTGTTTGCATAGAACGTGCAAGGAATGCCGGCCGCTGGGTGACCTTCCTCGCCGGAGGTTACTACGATGAAGATTCCGGGAACTCGTGGGCATATTTTAAGCAGTACTGGGTGCCGAACGGAACACCGGGTGGCGGAGGGGGAGCCACAGCGAAGATTACATCCAACAAAGAGGCAAAAGACCAGATTGATGATGCCATAAATGCCGTTGCCGACGATTGCTTTGGGAAATTGGGTGTTTCTAGGTCAGCGGTACAGGAGAAGGCAAAGAACATCATGGTTTTCGATGGCCGTCCCAATCAAGATGGAGGCTCGAATGTGCTTTCCACCCTAGGCCCCACGATAGATGTGGGTAGTAGGGCGACATTCTACTCGGTTTCTTACGCAGCCAATGCCGTCACATTGCCATACGTGGGCGGAGGGCTCTCAAGGTATATTGTCCTGGGATCAAGTTTCTTCCTTAAGGATGCTAGTGACCAATGCACCACTCTGGCTCATGAAGTATTCCACTATACTCTTAATAAGAATGATCTTGCATTTAATCCGCAGACGGGGTATACGGGAACGAATGTGGGCGAGGCTTCGGTAAAATTCACAGAATGGCCAAGAGGTGGCTGTAAATGA
- a CDS encoding PadR family transcriptional regulator, with product MGKPTDLVQGTLDLLILKTISLEPKHGWAIAKRIQEISSDVLQVQQGSLYPALHRLEQQGWIKGHLADTETGRQAKFYSLTGSGRKQLKKELANWERLSSAVNLVAHLV from the coding sequence ATGGGAAAGCCAACCGATCTCGTTCAAGGCACGCTCGATCTTCTGATCCTGAAGACCATTTCGCTGGAGCCCAAGCACGGATGGGCGATCGCCAAGCGGATCCAGGAGATTTCCAGCGACGTACTGCAGGTCCAGCAGGGTTCGCTATATCCGGCGCTGCACCGATTGGAACAGCAGGGTTGGATCAAGGGGCACCTGGCGGATACCGAGACAGGGAGGCAAGCCAAGTTCTACTCGCTCACCGGCTCTGGCCGTAAACAACTCAAGAAGGAGCTGGCGAACTGGGAGCGGCTCTCTTCGGCCGTGAATCTGGTCGCTCATCTGGTCTAA
- a CDS encoding RHS repeat-associated core domain-containing protein → METFTYNSLFQLTSVVQPETGTTAYTYGLDGQVATKTDAKGVVTAYGRDGYGRLVGVYVKPVGWTGYDYTQSPTYAYDYGVNAQGRLSTVTLGSVVETYEYSVGGLVTKKKVTFPNNDTPLEANYTYDTEGKLTSMKYPDVYGANGTVAETGRTLSYLYDPLGLAALRDSTYPIAPGTRVSGLRNAAAQITQMVVYKPDGTSDTESFTYNALGQLTQASGRGSNIEYRYSATANDGRITSRKDNVSGEEVSYQYDQLGRLIAASTTGPEWGLAWVYDGFGNRLQQNVTKGTGPSAVFNVDPATNRMTGAGINYDANGNMTGFGTGSGTATYDLFNRMVNVTTGNGTEWYGYSAANQRTQVSRANGTFETFFYGLGGELLGVYQRGTKANGHYYFSSASIRVWFAGRLIDGGGNSMVTDRLGSVVKNGTEALSYYPYGEQRTGNANADREKFATYSRDAVSGLDYAQNRYYSPQFGRFTTADPYRASGGPADPQSWNRYAYVENDPVNFGDPQGLQRRAPICYWQNNIGWEAGWYFTGFQSNICEEWGSEGGGGGRGGPLEWGGGGGASSNTIKKGKLNLYNVTKSGAKSDQAAQAFKNLKDNLAKDSDCMNWLAGGTRGAKVVSPELLDDIGTRIGVASRIELSGNNTPGIAAVALPSQAYDIVLNGEGAFFYGGDIPGLSAHLSSSSNAGNIFVLLHELSHVVGGLINDDDNDSTVNAANNSVIWQHCQKTVTGGN, encoded by the coding sequence ATGGAGACGTTCACCTACAACTCCTTGTTCCAGTTGACGAGCGTCGTCCAGCCGGAAACCGGCACGACGGCCTACACGTACGGGCTGGATGGGCAAGTGGCCACAAAGACGGACGCCAAGGGCGTCGTCACGGCGTATGGGCGGGACGGTTACGGGCGGCTTGTCGGGGTGTACGTGAAGCCGGTCGGCTGGACCGGTTACGACTATACCCAGTCGCCGACTTATGCCTATGACTACGGCGTGAACGCGCAAGGGCGGCTGAGCACCGTGACGCTGGGCTCGGTCGTGGAAACCTATGAGTATTCGGTGGGGGGGCTGGTCACGAAGAAGAAGGTGACGTTCCCGAACAACGACACGCCGCTGGAGGCGAACTACACCTACGACACGGAGGGCAAGTTGACGTCCATGAAGTATCCGGACGTCTACGGTGCCAATGGGACGGTGGCCGAGACGGGACGGACGCTGAGCTATCTCTACGACCCGTTGGGATTGGCGGCACTTCGCGATTCGACATACCCGATCGCGCCAGGCACGCGCGTCAGTGGACTACGCAACGCGGCGGCGCAGATTACACAGATGGTCGTGTACAAGCCGGATGGAACCTCCGACACGGAGTCGTTCACCTATAACGCCTTGGGTCAGTTGACGCAGGCGTCGGGACGGGGTTCGAATATCGAATATCGCTACTCGGCCACGGCCAACGACGGGCGCATTACTTCGCGCAAGGACAACGTGAGCGGCGAAGAGGTTTCCTATCAATACGATCAGCTTGGGCGCTTGATCGCGGCATCGACGACAGGTCCGGAGTGGGGCCTCGCGTGGGTCTACGATGGATTTGGCAACCGGCTGCAGCAGAACGTGACAAAGGGCACGGGGCCGTCGGCGGTGTTCAATGTGGATCCGGCGACGAACCGGATGACGGGAGCGGGCATCAACTACGACGCCAACGGAAACATGACGGGCTTTGGGACGGGCTCGGGCACGGCCACCTACGACCTCTTCAACCGGATGGTGAACGTGACGACGGGCAATGGAACGGAGTGGTACGGCTACTCGGCGGCGAACCAGAGGACCCAGGTATCGCGGGCGAACGGCACGTTCGAGACGTTCTTCTACGGCCTGGGTGGAGAGCTGCTGGGTGTGTACCAGCGGGGGACGAAGGCGAACGGGCACTATTACTTCTCGTCGGCGTCAATACGAGTGTGGTTTGCCGGCCGCCTGATAGACGGTGGCGGAAACTCGATGGTGACGGACCGGTTGGGGAGTGTGGTGAAGAACGGGACCGAAGCTCTGAGCTACTACCCCTATGGGGAGCAGCGCACGGGGAACGCGAATGCGGACAGGGAGAAGTTTGCGACTTACTCTCGGGATGCCGTCAGCGGCCTAGACTACGCACAGAACCGGTACTACTCGCCGCAGTTTGGGCGGTTTACTACTGCGGATCCATATCGGGCTAGCGGTGGACCGGCGGACCCTCAAAGCTGGAATCGGTATGCGTATGTGGAGAATGATCCGGTGAACTTTGGTGACCCGCAGGGCCTACAAAGACGGGCGCCCATCTGCTACTGGCAAAACAACATAGGTTGGGAGGCCGGGTGGTACTTTACTGGGTTCCAGAGCAACATCTGCGAGGAATGGGGCAGCGAAGGAGGCGGAGGCGGTCGCGGTGGCCCTCTTGAATGGGGAGGCGGGGGAGGAGCCAGCTCCAACACTATCAAGAAAGGCAAGCTCAACCTTTATAATGTGACAAAGTCAGGCGCAAAGTCCGATCAAGCAGCACAGGCATTTAAGAATCTGAAAGATAACCTTGCAAAGGACAGCGATTGCATGAATTGGCTTGCGGGAGGGACGCGTGGAGCAAAGGTTGTCTCTCCGGAGCTTCTGGACGATATTGGAACCCGGATCGGCGTTGCGTCTCGGATCGAACTCAGCGGGAACAACACGCCTGGAATTGCTGCCGTCGCGCTTCCCTCTCAGGCATACGACATCGTCCTCAATGGAGAGGGAGCCTTTTTCTATGGAGGCGATATCCCAGGATTAAGCGCACATCTTTCCTCATCGTCGAACGCTGGCAACATCTTCGTTCTATTACATGAATTGTCCCATGTTGTTGGTGGACTAATTAACGATGATGATAATGATTCTACGGTGAATGCAGCTAACAATTCAGTTATCTGGCAGCATTGTCAGAAAACAGTGACAGGAGGGAACTGA
- a CDS encoding indolepyruvate oxidoreductase subunit beta, which translates to MSNKVVNIVIAGLGGQGVLKASDILSDVAFAAGLDVKKSEIHGMSQRGGSVSSDVRFGSKVFSPMVPDGEADFLVVLDPTQIEVNRAVLKPAGILIDPSILAGHKLKSEKSINVALLGALSRHLDFPEATWIAAITGHLAPKLHAMNFAAFETGRNA; encoded by the coding sequence ATGAGTAACAAGGTCGTGAACATCGTCATCGCTGGCCTGGGCGGACAAGGCGTTCTGAAGGCATCGGACATTCTCTCCGACGTCGCATTCGCGGCCGGGCTGGACGTCAAGAAGAGCGAGATCCACGGCATGAGCCAGCGCGGCGGCTCCGTGTCGAGCGACGTGCGCTTCGGCTCCAAGGTCTTCAGCCCCATGGTGCCGGACGGGGAAGCCGACTTCCTGGTCGTTCTGGATCCCACGCAAATTGAGGTCAACCGCGCGGTCCTGAAACCGGCCGGCATCTTAATTGATCCATCCATCCTGGCCGGTCACAAGCTGAAGAGCGAGAAGAGCATCAACGTCGCTTTGCTGGGTGCGTTGAGCCGCCACCTCGATTTCCCTGAGGCCACCTGGATCGCCGCGATTACCGGACACCTCGCGCCCAAACTGCATGCCATGAACTTCGCCGCCTTTGAAACCGGGAGGAATGCATGA
- a CDS encoding thiamine pyrophosphate-dependent enzyme, with product MNHPTAPLRRILSGDEAVALAAFNAHLTLGTGYPGTPSTEILESLHSLGGRAQWSPNEKVALEVGIGVAFGGGRALVTMKHVGLNVAADPLFTVAYTGVRGALVIVSADDPGMASSQNEQDNRRYAVAAGIPMLEPADSQEAYNFTLLAIEVSERWSIPVLLRMTTRVCHSKTIVETPAYPVPPAPPAGYVRDVPARVMIPAYARPAHHKLRAKLAQIAEWNEREGPLVMVPGSDALGVITSGVSFQYVREALPQASVLKLGMTYPLPHEVMRNFAASHARTLVIEEGDPYLADAARSAGIPVEASAEMFRFGELNVARVRRMEAGDLSPEPKPAPGKPPELCHGCPHRTVFTALRDLGCIVSGDIGCYSLGVLPPFLAIDTLVCMGASIGVGLGLRHTLPDDEARRVVSVIGDSTFVHSGITGLVEMVYNPPPTGHLVLILDNGTTAMTGLQEHPGTGRTLDHASTGKFIFEDVIRAMGIQDVHVIDPTRDPTAFTTLVKTSLDSGKLSVIIARRNCLLAAGAIRQYEKCPEGGTHE from the coding sequence TTGAACCATCCAACCGCACCTCTCCGGCGCATCCTCAGTGGTGATGAAGCGGTGGCGCTAGCCGCCTTCAACGCGCATCTCACTCTCGGCACCGGCTATCCCGGCACCCCTTCCACGGAAATCCTGGAGTCCCTCCACTCCCTCGGCGGGCGGGCCCAGTGGTCGCCCAACGAAAAAGTCGCGCTCGAAGTGGGCATCGGTGTGGCCTTCGGCGGCGGACGCGCGCTCGTCACGATGAAACACGTGGGCCTGAATGTCGCGGCCGACCCGCTCTTCACGGTGGCTTACACCGGAGTTCGCGGCGCGCTGGTCATCGTCTCCGCCGACGATCCCGGCATGGCCTCCAGCCAGAATGAGCAGGACAACCGCCGCTATGCCGTGGCGGCCGGCATCCCCATGCTGGAGCCCGCTGATTCGCAGGAGGCATACAACTTCACACTGCTGGCCATCGAAGTCTCCGAGCGCTGGAGCATCCCTGTCCTGCTGCGCATGACCACCCGCGTGTGCCACTCGAAGACCATCGTCGAGACGCCCGCGTATCCCGTGCCGCCCGCCCCGCCGGCCGGCTATGTGCGCGACGTCCCCGCTCGTGTGATGATCCCGGCCTACGCCCGGCCCGCCCACCACAAGCTCCGTGCGAAGTTGGCACAGATCGCCGAATGGAACGAGCGGGAAGGCCCGCTGGTCATGGTCCCGGGCAGTGACGCTCTCGGCGTCATCACCTCCGGAGTGTCGTTTCAATACGTACGCGAGGCGCTGCCACAAGCCAGCGTCCTCAAGCTGGGCATGACCTACCCGCTGCCTCACGAAGTGATGAGGAACTTTGCGGCATCCCACGCGCGCACGCTCGTCATCGAGGAGGGAGACCCCTACCTCGCGGACGCCGCCCGTTCCGCCGGCATTCCGGTCGAAGCCAGTGCGGAGATGTTCCGTTTCGGAGAACTGAACGTGGCGCGCGTCCGACGCATGGAGGCGGGCGACCTCTCGCCGGAGCCAAAGCCTGCTCCCGGCAAGCCGCCCGAGTTGTGTCACGGCTGCCCGCACCGCACTGTCTTTACCGCGCTCCGCGATCTCGGTTGCATCGTCTCCGGCGACATCGGTTGCTACTCTCTTGGAGTCTTGCCGCCCTTCCTCGCCATAGACACGCTGGTCTGCATGGGCGCCTCCATCGGCGTCGGACTCGGTCTCCGTCACACGCTGCCTGACGACGAGGCCCGCCGCGTCGTCAGTGTCATCGGTGACAGCACGTTCGTCCACAGCGGCATTACGGGCCTGGTCGAGATGGTGTACAACCCACCACCAACCGGCCATCTCGTCCTGATCCTGGACAACGGCACCACGGCGATGACCGGGCTCCAGGAGCATCCCGGCACCGGACGCACGCTCGACCACGCCAGCACGGGCAAGTTCATCTTCGAAGATGTCATCCGCGCCATGGGCATCCAGGATGTGCACGTCATCGACCCCACCCGCGATCCCACTGCCTTCACCACGCTCGTGAAGACCAGCCTCGACTCCGGGAAGCTTTCGGTGATCATTGCACGCCGTAACTGCCTGCTGGCCGCCGGAGCCATCAGGCAATACGAGAAGTGTCCGGAGGGCGGCACGCATGAGTAA
- a CDS encoding pyridoxal phosphate-dependent aminotransferase, which yields MNISQTIAAQLENASWIRRMFEEGARMKQDRGADNVYDFTLGNPDVEPPPQVLQALNRVVAARLPNSHGYMPNPGFPPVRQAVARQLSRETGLPFEPEDIFMTVGSAGACNVILKSILDPGDEVIVLMPCFSEYRFYINNHAGRMVPVETGEDFLPDIGHIAAAITPRTRAIILNTPNNPTGRVYPEHVLRDLNSMLAGCRHEILVISDEPYKHLVFDGKQQPEVASLIANTAICNSWSKSQALPGERIGYLALSPQVRDRVALRAACAFTNRILGFINAPALWQLVELEAMDSTVDVSGYERKRDLLCGSLTRAGYQVRKPEGTFYVFMKTPIADDIAFVRMLAKEGVLGVPGTGFGRAGYIRLSLTVPEEMIRKSIPGFAAALQAVFSAPVQNPDSQITDHR from the coding sequence ATGAACATCTCACAAACCATAGCAGCCCAGCTCGAAAACGCCTCCTGGATTCGGCGCATGTTCGAGGAGGGCGCGCGCATGAAGCAGGATCGCGGCGCGGACAACGTCTACGACTTCACACTCGGCAACCCCGACGTAGAGCCCCCGCCCCAGGTTCTGCAAGCCCTGAACCGCGTGGTGGCCGCCCGCCTCCCGAACTCGCATGGCTACATGCCGAATCCCGGCTTCCCGCCGGTCCGCCAGGCCGTGGCGCGCCAACTGAGTCGCGAGACGGGCCTCCCGTTTGAACCCGAAGATATCTTCATGACCGTCGGCTCGGCCGGAGCCTGCAACGTCATTCTGAAGTCGATTCTCGATCCAGGCGACGAAGTCATCGTACTGATGCCCTGCTTCTCGGAATACCGCTTCTACATCAACAACCACGCGGGCCGCATGGTGCCGGTCGAAACCGGAGAAGACTTCCTGCCCGACATCGGCCACATCGCTGCCGCCATCACGCCCCGCACCCGGGCCATCATCCTCAACACGCCGAACAACCCCACCGGCCGCGTCTACCCCGAGCATGTTCTGCGCGATCTCAACTCGATGCTGGCCGGCTGTCGACATGAGATTCTCGTGATCAGCGACGAGCCCTACAAGCACCTGGTCTTTGATGGGAAGCAGCAGCCCGAAGTGGCTTCGCTGATCGCCAACACGGCCATCTGCAACTCGTGGTCGAAGTCGCAGGCCCTGCCCGGCGAACGCATCGGTTATCTGGCGCTCTCGCCCCAGGTGCGGGATCGTGTGGCCCTGCGAGCGGCCTGTGCCTTCACCAATCGGATCCTCGGCTTCATCAACGCTCCGGCCCTGTGGCAACTGGTGGAACTCGAAGCGATGGACAGCACCGTGGACGTCTCCGGCTATGAGCGGAAGCGCGACCTGCTCTGTGGCTCACTCACCCGCGCCGGCTACCAGGTCCGCAAGCCCGAAGGCACGTTCTATGTCTTCATGAAGACACCCATCGCGGACGACATCGCGTTCGTCAGAATGCTCGCCAAGGAAGGCGTGTTAGGAGTACCGGGCACCGGCTTCGGCCGGGCCGGCTACATCCGCCTCTCGCTCACCGTGCCGGAAGAGATGATCCGCAAATCGATCCCCGGCTTCGCGGCCGCCTTGCAGGCCGTCTTCTCCGCACCCGTCCAGAACCCCGATTCCCAAATCACCGATCACAGGTAG
- a CDS encoding phenylacetate--CoA ligase, with the protein MIALKEPCVTFHPGSAQDYVPSALLAELQFSRLKNIVARAYDRVPLFRSRMDERDLVPDSITSLAGLSLLPFTTKSDLRDTYPFGLFASPMEEIVRLHASSGTTGKPIVVAYTQQDVDVWTSVMMRSFAACGLHHGDIIQNAYGYGLFTGGLGAHYGAEGLGATVIPISGGNTDRQIMVMKDFGVTAICCTPSYFLHMIERAAEMDIDIRDLPLRVGVFGAEPWTPSMRKRIETLSGIRAIDIYGLSEIIGPGVAIECPEQNGLHIFEDHFYPEIIDPETGAVLPEGEEGELVLTTLSKQAMPMIRYRTRDITSLLPGRCPCGRSLRRMRRIGRRSDDMLIIRGVNVFPSQVEAALLDVEGTLPHYQIVLTRMHGLDQMEVLVEVTPETFSDKIGALEELSTKIADALEHVLGLRVQVRLVEPHTIQRSEGKAKRVIDRRLPS; encoded by the coding sequence ATGATCGCTCTCAAGGAACCCTGCGTGACGTTCCACCCCGGCAGCGCGCAGGATTACGTCCCCTCCGCCCTGCTGGCCGAACTCCAGTTCAGCCGTCTGAAGAACATCGTGGCCCGAGCCTACGATCGAGTGCCTCTCTTCCGTTCACGAATGGATGAGCGGGATCTGGTGCCCGACTCCATCACCTCGCTCGCCGGCCTCTCGCTGCTGCCCTTCACCACGAAGTCGGACCTCCGCGACACCTATCCGTTCGGCCTGTTTGCCAGCCCTATGGAGGAGATCGTGCGCCTGCACGCCTCCAGCGGCACCACCGGCAAGCCCATCGTCGTCGCCTATACGCAGCAGGATGTCGATGTCTGGACCTCCGTCATGATGCGCAGCTTCGCCGCCTGCGGCCTGCACCATGGGGACATCATCCAGAACGCCTACGGCTACGGCCTGTTCACCGGTGGCCTCGGAGCCCACTACGGCGCCGAAGGCCTCGGAGCGACCGTCATCCCCATCTCCGGCGGCAACACCGACCGCCAGATCATGGTCATGAAGGATTTCGGCGTCACCGCCATCTGCTGCACGCCCAGCTACTTCCTCCACATGATCGAGCGGGCCGCCGAAATGGACATCGACATCCGCGACCTCCCCCTCCGCGTCGGCGTCTTCGGAGCCGAGCCCTGGACACCCTCCATGCGCAAGCGCATCGAGACACTCTCCGGCATCCGCGCCATCGACATCTACGGCCTGTCCGAGATCATCGGCCCCGGCGTCGCCATCGAGTGCCCGGAGCAGAACGGCCTCCACATCTTCGAGGATCACTTCTACCCTGAGATCATCGATCCCGAAACCGGCGCCGTGTTGCCGGAGGGCGAGGAGGGCGAACTCGTCCTCACCACCCTCAGCAAACAGGCCATGCCGATGATCCGCTACCGTACCCGCGACATTACCTCCCTGTTGCCCGGCCGCTGTCCCTGTGGAAGGTCCCTGCGCCGCATGCGCCGCATCGGCCGCCGCAGTGATGACATGTTGATCATCCGCGGAGTCAACGTCTTCCCCTCTCAGGTGGAAGCGGCGCTGCTCGACGTCGAGGGTACGCTGCCCCACTACCAGATCGTCCTCACCCGCATGCATGGTCTCGATCAGATGGAGGTCCTGGTGGAGGTCACACCGGAAACCTTCAGCGACAAGATCGGTGCACTGGAAGAACTAAGTACCAAGATCGCCGACGCTCTGGAGCATGTGCTCGGCTTGCGCGTCCAGGTCCGCCTGGTCGAACCCCACACCATCCAGCGTAGTGAAGGAAAGGCCAAACGCGTCATTGATAGGCGGCTGCCGTCATGA